In Hydractinia symbiolongicarpus strain clone_291-10 chromosome 4, HSymV2.1, whole genome shotgun sequence, the following proteins share a genomic window:
- the LOC130641047 gene encoding uncharacterized protein LOC130641047 isoform X1, whose amino-acid sequence MQRLNDGLQKDVSAVKKQITDGEKQRENHMNVIQSRYDELADNFRNAMKYYVDPVLSTEEGMWKVSCEAKKNEITNEEDTLSKMMERLEKLKIIKGVPEEKPPKSIWRQYLDAENTALTLFQRENQLADTAVKELYNALQSEDKNVHEIEESLFQLKNHKTF is encoded by the exons ATGCAAAGATTAAATGATGGGCTGCAGAAAGACGTGTCTGCTGTTAAGAAACAGATCACTGATGGGGAGAAACAACGAGAGAACCACAT GAACGTCATCCAGTCGAGATATGACGAATTGGCTGATAACTTCAGAAATGCCATGAAATACTAT GTAGATCCTGTATTAAGTACTGAAGAAGGAATGTGGAAAGTTTCATGTGAAGCGAAAAAGAATGAGA ttACAAATGAAGAAGACACGCTGTCAAAAATGATGGAACGTttggaaaaactaaaaattataaaag GTGTGCCCGAGGAAAAACCTCCCAAATCAATCTGGAGACAGTATCTAGATGCAGAGAACACTGCGCT GACGTTGTTTCAAAGAGAAAACCAGCTTGCTGATACCGCTGTTAAAGAATTATATAATGCTCTTCAATCGGAAGATAAAAA tgtACACGAAATTGAAGAGAGTTTGTTTCAGCTGAAGAATCACAAAACTTTTTAA
- the LOC130641047 gene encoding uncharacterized protein LOC130641047 isoform X2, which translates to MMGCRKTCLLLRNRSLMGRNNERTTCKNVIQSRYDELADNFRNAMKYYVDPVLSTEEGMWKVSCEAKKNEITNEEDTLSKMMERLEKLKIIKGVPEEKPPKSIWRQYLDAENTALTLFQRENQLADTAVKELYNALQSEDKNVHEIEESLFQLKNHKTF; encoded by the exons ATGATGGGCTGCAGAAAGACGTGTCTGCTGTTAAGAAACAGATCACTGATGGGGAGAAACAACGAGAGAACCACATGTAA GAACGTCATCCAGTCGAGATATGACGAATTGGCTGATAACTTCAGAAATGCCATGAAATACTAT GTAGATCCTGTATTAAGTACTGAAGAAGGAATGTGGAAAGTTTCATGTGAAGCGAAAAAGAATGAGA ttACAAATGAAGAAGACACGCTGTCAAAAATGATGGAACGTttggaaaaactaaaaattataaaag GTGTGCCCGAGGAAAAACCTCCCAAATCAATCTGGAGACAGTATCTAGATGCAGAGAACACTGCGCT GACGTTGTTTCAAAGAGAAAACCAGCTTGCTGATACCGCTGTTAAAGAATTATATAATGCTCTTCAATCGGAAGATAAAAA tgtACACGAAATTGAAGAGAGTTTGTTTCAGCTGAAGAATCACAAAACTTTTTAA